GCTAGCGGCTCGCGGCGCGATGGTGATCCCCGGCGGAGGCCTTTCGACAGCCGCGCGGTTAACGTTGCTGCAAGATTCCGATGCCACGATCCTCTGCTGCACTCCGACCTACGCGCTGCATATGGCGGATGTCGCCCGCGCCGAATCGATCCCAATCGAATCGTCGGCGATCCGATGCGTGATCGTGGCGGGCGAACCGGGCGGATCGATTCCCGAGGTCCGCCAGCGGATCGAAGCGGCTTGGGGCGCCAAGGTGATCGACCACAGCGGTGCGACCGAAATCGGCCCTTGGGGCTTCGGCACCGCCGACGGCACGTCGCTGCACGTGATCGAAACCGAATTCATCGCGGAGTTCTTGTTGGAGGACGGGACTCCCACCGCGGAGGGCCAGCTGAGCGAACTGGTACTGACGAACCTCGGCCGCATCGGCGCTCCGATCATCCGTTACCGAACCGGCGACCTCGTCCGCCCTCGCTGGGATCATCGCGACGAATGCAGGTTCGTCCGCTTAGAGGGAGGCGTTCTGGGGCGAGCCGACGACATGGTGGTGGTCCGCGGCGTCAACGTTTTCCCCAGCAGCATCGAACGCGTGATCCGCAGCATCCCCGAACTCGGCGAGTTTCGGATCCTGTTGAGCAAACAGGGAGAGATGGACCAGGTGAGTGTCGAGGTCGAGGATCCACAGAACGATCCGCAGCGGATCGGCAAGCAGTTTGAAACGGCGATCGGATTGCGGATCGCAATCAAAATTGTTCCCGAAGGTTCGCTGCCACGCTTCGAAGCCAAGGCGCGGCGCGTGGTCGACAACCGCTAGCCAGCGACGGCGTCGTGCGCGTGACGCTCGATCCAACCGGCGATCACCGTCGCGACAAACTCCAAGTCGCGAGGATTCTTTAACAGCAAGTGATCCGATCCGGGGAGCGTGATCAGGCTGCGAGGCAGCGGCGAATCGGAGGCCTCACCGTCGTGGCGAGGCACGATCTGCGAGACGCTTTCATAACCAACCGTCTCATCGGTCGGCGAGTGCAACGCCAGGATCGGTTTACGGATCGCAGCGATCGTCGATTCCAGATCGTACTGCCGCCATTGATCCAGCGTCGGTTTGCGGATCGTAAACGACCGCCCACCGATCGTCACCTGCCCCTCGCCATCGACTTCGATCGCGGGGTTCATCCGCAGCATCGTATCGGCCAGGTGCCAGGTGTCGCTTGGTGCGGCGATGCTGACCGTGCCGCGAATCGAATCCAATGTGTCGGTTAGCGCCAGCGAAGCCG
Above is a genomic segment from Rosistilla ulvae containing:
- a CDS encoding alpha/beta hydrolase family protein, with the translated sequence MAGSEAEGALAPRRNERVEFPGGNGFTLAGIIEMPSIPPIARATFSHCFTCGKDLKTIVRLSRLLAQRGIVVLRFDMTGIGDSRGDFAETNFETNLADLRAAVEYFDSRFDLPAFLIGHSFGGAASLALTDTLDSIRGTVSIAAPSDTWHLADTMLRMNPAIEVDGEGQVTIGGRSFTIRKPTLDQWRQYDLESTIAAIRKPILALHSPTDETVGYESVSQIVPRHDGEASDSPLPRSLITLPGSDHLLLKNPRDLEFVATVIAGWIERHAHDAVAG
- a CDS encoding phenylacetate--CoA ligase family protein yields the protein MLTYDATDRLSFTRLRRDLLEAMQIERFNRLLEAILPQNRFHDDRLGDIQFPLQALGELRHLPTLSKADLIAAGDTFPPRFHTFDASRYIRLHRTSGTTGRPLPLLDTADDWQWWIDTWQFVLDAADVTADDRAFMAFSFGPFIGFWSANDALAARGAMVIPGGGLSTAARLTLLQDSDATILCCTPTYALHMADVARAESIPIESSAIRCVIVAGEPGGSIPEVRQRIEAAWGAKVIDHSGATEIGPWGFGTADGTSLHVIETEFIAEFLLEDGTPTAEGQLSELVLTNLGRIGAPIIRYRTGDLVRPRWDHRDECRFVRLEGGVLGRADDMVVVRGVNVFPSSIERVIRSIPELGEFRILLSKQGEMDQVSVEVEDPQNDPQRIGKQFETAIGLRIAIKIVPEGSLPRFEAKARRVVDNR